The following are from one region of the Paenibacillus sp. JZ16 genome:
- a CDS encoding amino acid adenylation domain-containing protein, which translates to MLEREKERWSLSGAQLGIWYAQQLDPVNPIFNTAECIEIQGPVDPILFERALRQVVGEAEALHVHFGEDTDGPWQSIDPSPDWQLHVVDVSGNEDPVHAAQSWMMHDLDQAVDLSQGPLFTEALFKISADRYYWYQCIHHIVIDGFGVSLLLQKVSQVYTELAGGVSSGTGAFGRFRMILEEDTSYRMSQQLDSDREFWLRRFADEPEIVSLGGQAQRSARSFLRRSVQLPGSSIHRIQAAAQASRTSWPDVIAAATALYIHRITGAEDVVLGLPVMCRLGSASIRIPGMVMNVLPLRVRVRPDMSLINLLQQVAREIREIKRHQRYRHQDIRRDLKLLADNRRLFGPLVNVMPFASELNFGGCGGIVRNLASGPVDDLTLNVYGSLDGSGLRVDMDANPLIYSLEELASHLHRYLYLLDSLAETELDHPVGSVAFILPEERDKVLFQWNDTARPLPQLSIPELFEEQVARTPQAEAVVCEGLTLRYEELNRRANRLARLLIDSHIGPERIVALSLPRSADMIVAILAVHKTGAAYLPLDPDYPDERIAYMLEDAKPACLITTQDLAGSFAAIMKDEDVVMLDAPATLQRLEQQAFHNPVDADRISPLLPLHPSYVIYTSGSTGRPKGVLLTFEGLSNLLSDMRERLEIGERDRWLSVTTMSFDISVMEVLLPLSCGSTLDIVMRDTILDAAALIGRIRETGATIMQATPTLWQSIVACRPGKFERLKVITGGEALPVGLKLALQDLNCEVNNQYGPTETTIYSTAAKLDYERDKPSIGGPVWNTRLYVLDSSLSPVPPGVTGELYITGSGLGRGYLGSPDLTAERFVADPFGPPGSRMYRTGDLARWLENGWIDYLGRADHQIKLRGFRIETGEIESVLVDHPEVEQACVIIREDRAGDRRLVAYIVASPSASNIINAAEIRDYAAEKLAEYMVPSVIVALDALPLTPNKKVDRKALPAPDHPLTGGRMPRTPQEEMLCTIFAEVLGLSRVTIDDDFFALGGHSLLAGRVMVRVREAFGVELSIGSLFETATAASLVKRLDHAQEARVAVRPVIRTEYPPLSFAQQRLWFLYRLEGPSPTYNIPLVARLSGELDLAALRMALGDVAARHETLRTVYPDHDGTSYQHILDAEEARPELIVTEIIDSALPDRLAEAVRHPFELATETSLRAELFKLGNGEFVLLLLLHHIAGDGWSLTPLTRDLSDAYMARRLGSEPEWSPLPVQYADYAVWQEKLLGSTGDKGSLIARQLDYWTEALCDLPEQLELPTDYPRPAVASYQGGSVSFPISRELHRRLNTLAQSNRVSLFMVFQSAMAALFTKLGAGTDIPIGSPVSGRNDDSLDQLIGFFINTLVFRVDTSDDPSFDELLQRVRERSLAAFEHQDVPFERLVETLNPPRSRSRHPLFQVMLVLQNTPETSLELPGVSSKLQLQSVGTAKFDLTFELTERRDMHGEPDGVHGMIEFSTDLFEHRTAEAMAERYVRVLESAANEPSKAISQLDILTVHEREETRRQWSAPLPLTKQATLPQRFEEQVIRTPLRNAIVHDGLSLTYGELNERANRLAHLLIASGIGTDQIVALALPRSLDMVIGILAVLKAGAAYLPLDPEYPEDRLAYMIENACPVCVITSVQVMDQLPSFACIKHVVMDEPEQASRVQSYSHENPSDHERHRPLTPLSAAYIIYTSGSTGKPKGVLVPHQNVIRLFDSTAHWFQFDETDVWTLFHSYAFDFSVWELWGPLLHGGRLVVVPHTTSRSPNDMLSLLVREGVTVLNQTPSAFYPLIQADREQAELGQQKLSLRYVVFGGEALELGRLTDWYERHADDAPRLINMYGITETTVHVSYMELNRNLALPGAGSPIGEAIPDLRVYVLDSKLRPVPYGVIGEMYVAGAGLARGYWGRPDLTADRFVADPYGPPGTRMYRTGDLAKRLADGTLDYLGRSDHQVKIRGFRIELGEIESVLTRHADVAQAAVIVREDQPGDRRLAAYVVSKPGGELSAGAELRRYAASMLPDYMVPGAFVFMDMLPLTPNGKLDRKALPAPDMGPDADGRHPRTPQEEVLCELFAEILGVKRVGIDDSFFELGGHSLLAVRLISRVREALGKELSIAALFEAPTVAGLIDKLEMGGGHSALQVVLPLRAHGEQIPLFCVHPAGGLSWCYAGLMKHLGMDYPIYGLQARGIAQAEELPKSLEEMTKDYIDHIRSLQPQGPYRLLGWSLGGNVAQSIAVQLQEAGEDIELLAILDAYPSHYLPIKETPDEDEALTALLALGGFDRESIEAGLGDASLTIAAALELLRNESSALSSLEEGTIMNLKATYENSVQLLKAYVPKRFEGDMLFFHSTIIPDWFDPIEPEMWGAYVGGKIERHDIECRHKDLCQPGPLDYIGKCILSKLEAAITRGLTTSERRELIHDQSF; encoded by the coding sequence ATGCTTGAGCGGGAGAAGGAGCGCTGGTCTCTGTCCGGAGCGCAGCTGGGGATATGGTACGCCCAGCAGCTTGACCCGGTCAACCCGATATTCAACACGGCGGAATGCATTGAAATACAAGGACCTGTAGATCCGATTCTGTTCGAGAGGGCTTTACGTCAGGTGGTCGGGGAGGCTGAAGCATTGCATGTTCACTTCGGCGAAGATACGGACGGTCCTTGGCAGTCGATTGATCCATCTCCGGATTGGCAGCTTCATGTGGTGGATGTCAGCGGAAATGAGGATCCGGTTCATGCCGCCCAAAGCTGGATGATGCATGACCTTGATCAAGCGGTGGATCTAAGCCAAGGGCCGTTGTTTACGGAGGCGCTGTTCAAGATTTCCGCCGACCGCTACTATTGGTATCAATGCATTCATCATATCGTAATCGATGGGTTCGGCGTATCGCTTCTGCTGCAGAAAGTCTCTCAAGTCTACACGGAATTGGCGGGGGGCGTATCTTCCGGCACAGGCGCGTTCGGCAGGTTTCGCATGATCTTGGAAGAAGATACGTCATACCGCATGTCGCAGCAGCTCGACTCGGATCGCGAATTCTGGCTGCGGCGCTTTGCCGATGAACCGGAGATCGTCAGCTTAGGGGGGCAGGCACAGCGTTCGGCGCGAAGCTTCCTGCGCCGTTCGGTGCAGCTTCCTGGATCTTCGATCCATCGCATACAGGCGGCCGCGCAAGCATCAAGGACAAGCTGGCCGGACGTGATAGCGGCTGCAACGGCTCTGTATATACATCGAATAACAGGCGCAGAGGATGTTGTTCTTGGATTGCCGGTGATGTGCCGCTTAGGTTCGGCCTCCATCCGTATTCCAGGGATGGTCATGAATGTGCTGCCGCTTCGAGTGCGCGTTAGGCCCGATATGAGTCTAATCAACCTGCTGCAGCAGGTCGCACGGGAGATTCGCGAGATCAAGCGGCATCAGCGCTACAGACATCAGGATATCCGGCGCGATCTCAAGCTGCTTGCTGATAACCGCAGGTTATTTGGACCGCTCGTTAATGTGATGCCCTTTGCTTCGGAATTGAACTTTGGAGGCTGTGGCGGCATCGTCCGTAACCTGGCTTCCGGTCCGGTGGATGACCTGACCTTGAACGTATATGGAAGTTTGGATGGAAGCGGGCTGAGAGTCGATATGGATGCCAATCCGTTGATCTATAGCCTGGAGGAGTTAGCTTCCCATTTACATCGCTATTTGTATTTGCTGGACAGTCTTGCCGAAACGGAGCTGGACCATCCTGTTGGAAGCGTGGCTTTCATCTTGCCGGAAGAACGCGACAAGGTGCTTTTTCAGTGGAATGATACGGCACGACCCTTACCGCAGTTAAGCATACCGGAATTATTCGAGGAGCAGGTGGCACGTACCCCGCAGGCGGAGGCGGTGGTATGCGAGGGATTAACGCTACGTTACGAAGAGCTGAACAGGCGAGCGAACCGCCTGGCCCGCCTGCTTATTGACTCCCACATAGGTCCTGAACGAATCGTTGCCCTTTCCCTGCCCCGTTCGGCGGACATGATCGTTGCGATCCTTGCCGTGCATAAGACTGGTGCGGCTTACTTGCCGTTAGATCCGGATTATCCGGACGAACGGATCGCCTATATGCTTGAGGATGCAAAGCCTGCGTGTTTGATAACGACACAAGATCTGGCCGGAAGCTTCGCAGCTATCATGAAAGACGAGGACGTGGTTATGCTGGATGCTCCGGCTACCCTTCAGCGATTGGAGCAGCAGGCGTTTCATAACCCTGTTGATGCTGATCGCATAAGTCCGCTGCTGCCGCTTCACCCGTCCTACGTTATCTATACCTCCGGATCAACGGGCCGGCCCAAGGGCGTCCTGCTTACGTTCGAAGGACTTTCCAATCTGCTGTCGGATATGCGTGAGCGATTGGAGATAGGGGAGCGGGATCGCTGGCTGTCGGTTACCACGATGTCATTCGACATCTCGGTCATGGAAGTGCTGCTGCCGCTTTCATGCGGCTCGACGCTCGACATCGTGATGCGGGATACCATTCTCGACGCAGCGGCTCTCATAGGCCGAATTCGGGAAACGGGGGCGACCATCATGCAGGCGACCCCGACGTTGTGGCAGTCCATTGTCGCTTGCCGTCCAGGAAAGTTTGAGCGTCTCAAAGTCATAACCGGGGGTGAGGCGCTCCCGGTGGGACTTAAGCTTGCGCTTCAAGATCTGAACTGCGAAGTGAATAACCAATATGGACCGACGGAGACAACGATTTATTCGACAGCGGCCAAGCTCGATTATGAACGGGACAAGCCGTCCATTGGGGGGCCCGTCTGGAATACGAGGTTATATGTGCTTGATTCGTCACTGTCCCCGGTTCCGCCAGGCGTAACGGGCGAGCTGTACATTACAGGCTCGGGTCTTGGCCGGGGGTATCTGGGAAGCCCCGATTTGACAGCGGAACGGTTTGTAGCGGATCCCTTTGGTCCTCCCGGATCCCGGATGTATCGTACAGGCGATCTTGCCCGCTGGCTGGAGAACGGCTGGATTGATTATTTGGGGCGTGCCGATCATCAGATCAAGCTGCGCGGCTTCCGGATCGAGACGGGAGAGATTGAGTCCGTGCTTGTGGATCATCCGGAGGTGGAGCAGGCCTGCGTCATCATCCGCGAGGATCGGGCCGGTGATCGCCGTCTTGTTGCTTATATCGTAGCATCGCCATCTGCTTCAAATATCATCAATGCAGCAGAAATACGGGATTATGCCGCAGAGAAGCTGGCCGAGTACATGGTCCCGTCTGTCATCGTGGCACTCGACGCGCTACCGTTAACGCCGAACAAGAAGGTGGATCGCAAGGCGCTGCCTGCACCGGATCATCCGTTAACGGGCGGCCGCATGCCGCGGACACCGCAGGAGGAAATGCTCTGCACGATTTTTGCCGAGGTGCTTGGTTTATCGCGGGTTACCATTGATGATGATTTCTTTGCCCTCGGCGGTCATTCCCTGCTTGCCGGAAGGGTGATGGTACGAGTCAGGGAGGCCTTCGGCGTGGAGCTTAGCATAGGAAGCCTATTTGAAACAGCGACGGCCGCGAGTCTTGTCAAACGGCTTGATCATGCGCAAGAGGCCAGAGTGGCTGTACGTCCCGTGATAAGGACTGAGTATCCACCGTTGTCTTTTGCCCAGCAGCGGTTATGGTTTTTATATCGCCTGGAGGGTCCGAGCCCGACCTACAATATTCCGCTCGTGGCTCGCTTGTCAGGTGAGCTTGATCTGGCAGCGCTGCGGATGGCGCTGGGTGATGTGGCCGCTCGTCATGAAACGCTGCGCACGGTTTACCCGGATCATGACGGGACTTCCTATCAGCACATCCTGGATGCCGAGGAGGCACGACCGGAACTGATCGTGACCGAAATCATTGACTCGGCGCTGCCCGATCGATTGGCGGAAGCCGTCAGGCACCCATTCGAGCTTGCCACCGAAACTTCACTGCGGGCAGAGTTGTTCAAACTGGGGAATGGAGAGTTTGTCCTGTTGTTGCTGCTGCATCATATAGCTGGCGACGGCTGGTCGCTTACCCCCCTGACACGCGACCTATCGGATGCCTATATGGCACGGCGCCTGGGGAGTGAGCCGGAATGGTCTCCGTTACCGGTCCAATATGCAGACTATGCCGTTTGGCAGGAGAAGCTTCTTGGCAGCACAGGCGATAAGGGCAGTCTGATTGCCCGCCAGCTGGACTATTGGACTGAGGCACTTTGCGATTTACCGGAGCAATTGGAGCTGCCCACCGATTATCCGAGGCCGGCTGTTGCCAGCTATCAGGGCGGAAGCGTGTCGTTTCCGATTTCGCGTGAACTGCATCGGCGGCTGAATACACTCGCGCAGAGCAATCGGGTGTCTTTATTCATGGTGTTTCAGTCAGCGATGGCTGCGCTGTTTACGAAGCTGGGTGCAGGTACGGACATTCCGATCGGCAGTCCGGTCTCGGGCCGGAATGACGACAGTCTGGATCAATTGATTGGTTTCTTCATCAATACGCTTGTGTTTCGTGTCGACACATCAGATGACCCATCGTTCGACGAGCTGTTGCAGCGGGTGCGGGAGAGGAGCCTGGCGGCTTTCGAGCATCAGGATGTGCCGTTCGAGCGGCTTGTCGAGACATTGAATCCGCCGCGTTCCAGGTCTAGACATCCTCTCTTCCAAGTGATGCTCGTACTGCAAAATACGCCGGAAACTTCGCTTGAACTGCCGGGAGTCAGCTCGAAACTGCAGCTGCAAAGCGTAGGTACCGCGAAGTTTGACTTAACCTTCGAGCTGACGGAGCGGCGGGATATGCACGGCGAACCTGACGGAGTTCACGGTATGATCGAATTTAGTACGGATTTGTTCGAGCACAGAACGGCGGAAGCGATGGCGGAACGATATGTGCGCGTATTGGAGAGTGCTGCCAATGAACCAAGTAAAGCCATCAGTCAACTCGATATATTAACCGTTCATGAGCGTGAGGAAACCCGTCGACAGTGGAGCGCTCCACTGCCTCTTACCAAGCAGGCAACCTTGCCTCAGCGGTTTGAGGAGCAGGTCATCCGCACGCCTTTAAGGAACGCGATTGTCCATGATGGTTTATCGCTTACCTATGGTGAGTTGAACGAGCGAGCCAATCGGCTTGCTCACTTGTTAATTGCCTCCGGCATCGGGACGGATCAGATCGTAGCGCTCGCCTTGCCGCGTTCGTTGGACATGGTCATCGGCATATTGGCTGTACTTAAGGCAGGGGCTGCTTACCTGCCGCTGGATCCGGAGTATCCGGAGGATCGGCTGGCTTACATGATCGAGAATGCTTGTCCGGTATGCGTCATTACGAGCGTTCAGGTGATGGATCAGCTGCCGAGCTTCGCATGCATAAAGCATGTTGTCATGGATGAACCTGAACAAGCTTCACGGGTGCAGAGCTACTCTCATGAGAATCCAAGCGACCATGAACGTCACAGGCCCCTTACGCCGCTGAGTGCCGCGTACATCATCTATACTTCCGGGTCTACCGGCAAACCGAAGGGCGTGCTTGTACCGCATCAGAATGTCATCCGATTGTTTGACTCTACCGCACATTGGTTTCAATTTGATGAGACTGATGTATGGACCTTATTCCACTCGTATGCCTTTGATTTCTCGGTATGGGAATTATGGGGGCCTCTCTTGCACGGCGGTCGACTCGTGGTTGTTCCGCATACGACCAGCAGATCGCCGAACGACATGTTGAGCTTGCTGGTCCGGGAAGGCGTAACCGTGCTGAATCAGACTCCCTCGGCGTTTTATCCGTTGATTCAGGCGGATCGAGAGCAGGCGGAACTGGGGCAGCAGAAACTATCGCTGAGGTATGTTGTGTTCGGCGGTGAAGCCTTGGAGCTCGGACGGCTCACGGATTGGTATGAGCGTCATGCCGACGATGCCCCGCGTCTGATCAACATGTATGGCATTACAGAGACGACTGTGCACGTCAGTTATATGGAATTAAACCGGAACCTTGCGCTGCCGGGAGCCGGCAGTCCGATCGGAGAAGCGATTCCGGACCTTAGGGTATATGTCCTGGATTCCAAGCTTCGGCCGGTTCCGTATGGCGTAATTGGAGAGATGTATGTCGCGGGTGCAGGACTTGCGCGGGGGTATTGGGGTCGTCCAGATCTGACCGCCGACCGCTTTGTGGCCGATCCGTATGGTCCGCCGGGGACGAGAATGTACCGAACCGGAGATCTGGCGAAGCGGCTGGCCGACGGTACACTGGATTATTTGGGGCGGTCCGACCATCAGGTGAAAATACGCGGCTTCCGGATCGAACTCGGCGAGATCGAATCGGTCCTCACACGTCATGCCGATGTCGCTCAGGCGGCAGTCATCGTGCGCGAGGATCAGCCCGGGGATCGCCGGCTTGCGGCTTATGTTGTGAGCAAGCCCGGCGGCGAGTTGTCTGCAGGTGCTGAGCTGCGCCGTTATGCGGCCTCAATGCTTCCTGATTACATGGTTCCCGGGGCGTTCGTATTTATGGACATGCTGCCGCTTACGCCTAACGGGAAGCTCGATCGCAAAGCGTTGCCGGCTCCAGATATGGGGCCCGATGCCGATGGACGCCATCCACGAACTCCGCAGGAAGAAGTGTTATGCGAGTTATTTGCGGAGATATTGGGAGTCAAACGGGTGGGTATCGATGACAGCTTCTTCGAGCTCGGCGGCCATTCGCTACTGGCTGTCCGGCTTATCAGCCGGGTTCGCGAAGCGCTCGGCAAAGAATTAAGCATAGCAGCTTTATTCGAAGCGCCTACGGTAGCGGGGCTTATCGACAAGCTTGAGATGGGTGGCGGACACAGCGCGCTGCAGGTCGTGCTTCCGCTTCGGGCGCATGGAGAACAAATACCGCTGTTCTGCGTGCATCCGGCAGGAGGATTAAGCTGGTGTTACGCCGGTTTAATGAAGCATCTCGGCATGGATTATCCGATTTACGGTTTACAGGCGAGGGGGATTGCGCAAGCAGAGGAGCTGCCGAAATCACTGGAAGAGATGACAAAAGACTATATCGACCATATTCGTTCTCTTCAACCACAAGGGCCATACCGGCTGCTCGGATGGTCTCTGGGCGGCAATGTCGCTCAGTCGATTGCGGTACAGCTGCAGGAGGCGGGTGAGGACATTGAATTGCTAGCCATACTGGATGCTTACCCAAGTCATTATTTGCCGATCAAGGAAACCCCCGATGAAGACGAGGCTTTAACCGCGCTGCTGGCGTTGGGAGGCTTCGACAGAGAGAGCATTGAAGCGGGTCTTGGAGACGCGTCGTTAACCATAGCGGCCGCCCTTGAATTGCTGCGGAATGAGAGCAGCGCGCTCTCGTCCCTTGAGGAAGGGACGATCATGAATCTGAAGGCGACCTATGAGAATTCGGTGCAGCTGTTGAAGGCTTACGTTCCGAAACGGTTTGAGGGAGACATGTTATTCTTCCATTCGACGATCATCCCCGATTGGTTCGATCCCATTGAACCGGAGATGTGGGGGGCTTACGTGGGCGGTAAGATCGAGCGGCACGATATTGAATGCCGGCATAAGGATTTATGCCAGCCGGGCCCACTGGATTATATCGGCAAGTGCATTCTAAGCAAGCTGGAGGCAGCTATAACCCGAGGACTGACCACATCGGAGAGGAGGGAACTTATCCATGACCAATCCTTTTGA
- the dhbC gene encoding isochorismate synthase DhbC, with protein sequence MLHYETPTAAEAAQLMEQYRVGSSFFFSSPRKTLLTHGEYSRLPVPSGNDHRSLSERVTELLVRAKQSGRPNAVVVGAIPFDIVKPASLFIPLSAQWHDSLLFSTGQAPERPRISSYHVLSVPEPAAFQEGVNRLLELISQKKLHKAVLSRTLDITLPHALSIPHILNHLAYHHSHGYTFAVPLAPELSHTSSPDAVASTRTLFGASPELLITKKGQRIKGNPLAGSAARSADPVEDQRRAAALLSSAKDRNEHAIVIDAVASALQPYCSKLEVPAEPSLIHTNAMWHLSTEINGILKDDSVTSLDLALAMHPTPAICGTPTDAARDAIQAIEPFDRGFYSGAVGWSDANGDGEWAVTIRCAETEGTLLRVFAGAGIVSGSNAEAELAETSAKFRTILAAMGLNEQQTTILGEE encoded by the coding sequence ATGTTGCACTATGAAACTCCAACCGCAGCCGAGGCTGCGCAACTTATGGAACAATACCGGGTCGGTTCGTCCTTCTTCTTCTCATCCCCGCGCAAGACGTTGTTAACGCATGGAGAGTATTCGAGACTTCCGGTTCCTTCAGGGAACGACCATAGATCATTGTCAGAACGCGTTACGGAACTGCTGGTTCGCGCCAAGCAATCGGGACGGCCGAACGCCGTTGTTGTAGGCGCCATCCCTTTTGACATAGTGAAACCGGCGAGCCTGTTTATTCCGCTTTCGGCTCAATGGCATGATTCCCTTCTATTCTCTACAGGACAAGCCCCGGAAAGGCCTCGCATTTCCAGCTATCACGTACTGTCCGTTCCCGAACCGGCGGCGTTCCAGGAAGGCGTGAACCGGCTGCTGGAGCTCATTTCTCAAAAGAAACTCCATAAAGCGGTGCTTTCCCGAACCCTGGATATCACGCTTCCTCATGCCTTGTCCATTCCTCATATATTGAATCACTTAGCTTACCATCACTCCCATGGATATACATTTGCCGTTCCATTGGCACCCGAATTGTCCCACACTTCAAGTCCGGACGCCGTTGCATCCACAAGGACGCTGTTTGGCGCTAGCCCCGAGCTGCTAATTACGAAGAAGGGGCAGCGAATCAAAGGAAATCCGTTGGCAGGCTCTGCGGCGCGAAGCGCCGATCCCGTTGAAGACCAGCGGCGGGCTGCAGCGCTGCTGTCATCCGCCAAAGACCGAAATGAGCATGCCATCGTGATTGATGCAGTGGCGTCGGCTTTGCAGCCATATTGCAGCAAGCTGGAGGTTCCTGCCGAACCTTCCCTCATCCACACGAATGCCATGTGGCATCTGTCTACCGAAATCAACGGCATCCTGAAGGATGATTCGGTAACGTCGTTGGATCTTGCCCTGGCGATGCACCCGACACCGGCGATCTGCGGCACGCCGACCGATGCGGCCAGGGATGCCATACAAGCGATTGAGCCGTTTGATCGCGGCTTCTATTCGGGGGCCGTCGGTTGGTCGGATGCTAACGGAGACGGCGAGTGGGCCGTAACGATTCGCTGCGCGGAAACAGAAGGAACCTTATTGCGGGTGTTTGCGGGAGCCGGAATCGTGTCAGGCTCCAATGCGGAAGCCGAACTGGCCGAGACGTCGGCCAAATTCCGTACGATTCTGGCAGCCATGGGCTTGAACGAACAACAGACAACGATTTTAGGGGAGGAATAA
- a CDS encoding isochorismatase, which translates to MALPKILPYPMPGEADLPKNKVAWTADPNRAVLLIHDMQQYFIDAFTPDQSPVVELIAHIQKLRSCCAELGIPVIYSAQPGGQAPEQRGLLQDFWGSGINDGPYQKKFVDAVAPDERDLLLTKWRYSAFQKTNLHEMMRELGRDQLMICGIYAHIGCLLTATEAFMKDIQPFFIADALADFSEEKHRLALTYAAERCAVTLTTERLVASLTQEQRSISEHSKAPGGEGNTGNSAKVQPLLTLQTLRENVADLLQEQPSNIGEDDHLIEYWGLDSIRIMSLAERLRREGIDISFVEMAELPTLAGWWGLLSNRLSLSRPNYDYYTV; encoded by the coding sequence ATGGCACTTCCAAAAATTTTACCTTATCCCATGCCAGGGGAGGCGGATCTGCCCAAGAATAAGGTGGCATGGACGGCAGATCCGAACCGGGCCGTGCTGCTCATCCACGATATGCAGCAATATTTCATCGATGCGTTCACTCCGGATCAATCGCCTGTCGTGGAGCTGATCGCCCATATTCAGAAACTTCGGTCCTGTTGCGCCGAGCTTGGCATTCCCGTTATCTATTCGGCACAGCCTGGCGGACAAGCACCGGAGCAGCGCGGTCTGCTGCAGGATTTCTGGGGATCCGGCATCAATGACGGTCCTTATCAGAAAAAGTTCGTGGATGCGGTGGCGCCGGACGAACGGGATCTGCTGTTAACCAAATGGAGATACAGCGCCTTCCAGAAAACCAATTTGCATGAAATGATGCGCGAGTTAGGCCGCGACCAACTGATGATCTGCGGGATATACGCCCATATTGGATGTTTGCTGACCGCAACCGAAGCTTTTATGAAAGACATTCAGCCATTCTTCATTGCAGATGCCCTTGCCGATTTCTCGGAAGAGAAGCATCGCCTGGCGCTGACTTATGCTGCCGAACGCTGCGCTGTTACGCTGACCACGGAACGTTTGGTTGCTTCGTTAACTCAAGAGCAGCGTTCTATCTCGGAGCATTCTAAAGCTCCGGGCGGAGAGGGGAATACGGGGAATTCTGCGAAGGTCCAACCGCTGCTGACGCTGCAAACGCTGCGAGAGAACGTAGCGGATTTGCTGCAGGAGCAGCCGTCAAATATTGGTGAAGACGACCATCTGATTGAGTACTGGGGGCTGGATTCCATTCGGATCATGAGTTTGGCCGAGCGGTTACGGCGCGAGGGCATCGACATCAGCTTTGTGGAAATGGCAGAGCTGCCTACATTGGCGGGCTGGTGGGGATTGCTGTCAAATAGGCTAAGCTTGTCGCGGCCTAATTATGATTATTATACGGTGTAA
- a CDS encoding (2,3-dihydroxybenzoyl)adenylate synthase, whose amino-acid sequence MLAGCKAWPEEFATRYREEGCWQGETFGALLRKRAAEHGDRIAIVSGDQHTSYAELDNRVDRLAAGFLKLGIKARERVIVQLPNIAPFFDTIFALFRIGAIPVFALPVHRRSEIVYLCGFSEAAAYIIPDQDSGYDYRNLAAQVQASVPSLRHVIVAGGPASGAFLSLDDLYLDDAGSPSRRLDEEGPDPAEVAFLQLSGGTTGLPKLIPRTHDDYIYSLRMSAEICSLDKDSVYLAVLPAAHNFPLSSPGVLGTLYAGGKVVLARSASPEVAFPLIASEGVTMTAVVPPLALIWLEAAQSRSDDLSNLQVLQVGGAKFSAEAAKRVKTVLGCTLQQVYGMAEGLVNYTRLDDPEDITVHTQGRPMSPYDEVRLVDEDDVEVAPGEVGELLTRGPYTIRGYYKADKFNEKAFTTDGFYRTGDLASLTPSGYLVIEGRSKDQINRGGDKIAAEEVENHLLAHPSVHDAAVVAMPDEYLGERTCAFVIVHDAAVSGNELKAFLRNRGLAAYKIPDRVEFMDSFPHTGVGKVSKKSLRELALQNHDVRVNMSN is encoded by the coding sequence ATGTTGGCAGGTTGTAAGGCTTGGCCGGAGGAGTTTGCAACCCGTTATCGGGAAGAAGGATGCTGGCAGGGCGAAACGTTTGGAGCGCTCCTGCGGAAGCGTGCGGCGGAACACGGGGATCGGATTGCGATCGTGAGCGGCGATCAGCATACAAGCTATGCCGAGCTGGACAATCGGGTGGACCGCTTGGCAGCGGGATTTCTTAAGCTCGGAATCAAGGCGCGGGAACGGGTTATCGTTCAGCTTCCGAATATCGCGCCATTTTTCGATACGATATTTGCGCTGTTCCGCATCGGGGCCATTCCCGTCTTCGCCCTGCCTGTTCATCGCCGGAGCGAAATCGTATATCTATGCGGCTTCAGCGAAGCGGCCGCTTATATTATTCCGGATCAGGATTCGGGATATGATTATCGGAACTTAGCAGCTCAAGTCCAGGCATCGGTTCCTTCGCTGCGCCATGTCATCGTTGCGGGCGGCCCGGCCTCGGGGGCATTTCTGTCCCTGGATGACCTGTATCTCGATGATGCGGGCAGTCCTTCTCGCCGTTTAGACGAGGAAGGCCCCGATCCCGCCGAGGTCGCGTTCCTGCAGCTGTCCGGCGGGACGACCGGACTGCCGAAGCTTATTCCGCGCACGCATGACGACTATATTTACAGCTTGCGCATGAGCGCCGAAATCTGCTCGCTGGATAAGGATAGCGTTTATTTGGCGGTACTGCCCGCTGCCCATAACTTTCCGCTTAGCTCGCCGGGCGTGCTGGGGACGCTGTATGCGGGAGGGAAAGTCGTCCTTGCCCGGTCCGCGAGTCCGGAGGTGGCGTTCCCGCTGATCGCCTCCGAGGGCGTAACCATGACGGCGGTCGTTCCGCCCCTGGCCTTAATCTGGCTTGAGGCTGCACAGTCCCGTTCGGATGACCTGTCGAATCTGCAGGTGCTGCAGGTAGGCGGGGCCAAATTCAGCGCAGAGGCAGCCAAGCGGGTAAAAACGGTGCTGGGATGTACGCTGCAGCAAGTATACGGGATGGCGGAAGGCTTGGTGAATTATACCCGACTGGATGATCCGGAGGATATAACGGTGCATACGCAAGGGCGTCCGATGTCTCCGTATGACGAAGTGCGGCTGGTCGATGAGGATGACGTGGAGGTGGCTCCCGGTGAAGTCGGTGAATTGCTGACGCGGGGACCCTATACGATTCGCGGCTACTATAAAGCGGACAAGTTTAACGAAAAAGCCTTTACCACAGACGGTTTCTATCGAACGGGGGATCTGGCGAGTTTGACGCCTTCAGGATATCTGGTAATCGAAGGCCGTTCGAAGGATCAGATAAACCGCGGTGGCGACAAGATTGCGGCCGAGGAGGTCGAGAATCATCTGCTTGCCCATCCGAGCGTTCACGACGCAGCTGTAGTCGCCATGCCGGACGAGTATCTGGGCGAGCGGACCTGTGCCTTCGTTATTGTCCATGATGCTGCGGTTAGCGGCAATGAGCTGAAGGCTTTTCTTAGAAATAGAGGGCTAGCTGCGTACAAAATCCCGGATCGGGTGGAGTTTATGGATTCCTTCCCGCACACGGGTGTCGGTAAGGTAAGCAAAAAGAGTCTGCGTGAACTAGCGTTACAGAATCATGACGTTCGGGTGAATATGTCCAATTAA